One genomic window of Methanosalsum zhilinae DSM 4017 includes the following:
- a CDS encoding helix-turn-helix domain-containing protein, translating to MTKPEQIPITRHLSPDDLDTILRRVSFIKLRYEGLSVEEAAKCVGISKVAGYGWQDNWNKEGYEGLRFKYAGGRPSKLSAEELVELTELLRQEEKWTTNDVHDLILENFNVEYSLKQVRVILNKLGLEKIDKRHYSLKD from the coding sequence ATGACGAAGCCCGAACAAATTCCAATCACTCGACACCTATCCCCAGATGATCTGGATACAATTCTACGTAGAGTCTCTTTTATAAAACTTCGCTACGAAGGACTCTCAGTTGAAGAAGCGGCCAAGTGTGTAGGCATTTCAAAAGTAGCAGGTTACGGATGGCAAGATAATTGGAATAAAGAAGGATATGAAGGATTAAGGTTTAAATATGCAGGTGGTCGCCCATCTAAACTTAGCGCTGAAGAACTTGTTGAGTTAACAGAATTGCTAAGGCAAGAAGAAAAATGGACTACTAATGACGTTCACGATCTTATCCTTGAAAATTTTAATGTTGAGTACAGCCTCAAGCAAGTAAGAGTGATACTCAATAAGCTTGGTCTTGAAAAGATCGATAAGCGCCATTATAGTTTAAAGGATTAA
- a CDS encoding alpha/beta fold hydrolase has translation MTFNVKSVELSNGITLQCVEKGNPTGIPVLLLHGIGDSWHSFEQVLSHLPEHIHSFSLTQRGHGDSSHPEEGYSSYDFAEDLVSFMDALQLDTAFLVGHSSPGTTTARRFAIEYPERTMGIVLIGTIVDISSSLVVQDFWDSTVSKMEDPVDPDFIKEF, from the coding sequence ATGACATTTAACGTTAAATCAGTCGAGCTTTCTAATGGTATAACTTTGCAATGCGTTGAAAAGGGCAACCCTACGGGCATTCCTGTATTGCTGCTGCACGGCATAGGTGATTCATGGCACTCCTTCGAACAGGTATTATCACATCTGCCTGAACATATTCATTCCTTTTCATTGACCCAAAGAGGGCATGGGGATTCCAGCCATCCTGAAGAAGGCTATAGTTCTTATGATTTCGCAGAAGATCTTGTTTCATTCATGGATGCTTTACAGCTTGACACTGCTTTTCTTGTAGGCCATTCAAGTCCTGGCACAACCACAGCCAGACGTTTTGCAATAGAATATCCTGAGCGCACTATGGGAATAGTCCTTATAGGCACCATTGTAGATATATCAAGCAGCCTGGTGGTACAAGATTTTTGGGATTCTACAGTATCAAAGATGGAAGATCCTGTGGATCCTGACTTCATCAAAGAGTTTTAG
- a CDS encoding alpha/beta fold hydrolase produces MTEPLKVPAHVWKSKAKADLQDDLAGSLSKIKVPTLIVWGDQDEFGQRSEQETLLKTIQDSQLLIYKGHGHSPHWEAPERVAKDLVNFIENVVS; encoded by the coding sequence ATGACAGAACCTTTGAAGGTCCCGGCACACGTGTGGAAATCAAAAGCAAAAGCCGATTTACAGGATGATTTGGCAGGATCTCTCAGCAAGATAAAGGTTCCAACCCTGATTGTATGGGGGGATCAGGATGAATTCGGCCAGAGAAGCGAACAGGAAACATTATTGAAAACTATTCAAGATTCTCAGCTTCTGATATACAAGGGTCATGGACACTCACCTCACTGGGAAGCGCCAGAACGTGTTGCGAAAGATCTTGTGAACTTCATTGAAAATGTAGTCAGTTGA
- a CDS encoding DUF927 domain-containing protein, which translates to MKIDNGLIGNVYVENIPQELKEYDQWLLWKWEINSSGKSSKVPYTINGTRASPTDPTDWGTFIDVINTYTESCEKYGGIGFAFSEEDPFIGIDLDKIIDEESDFIDAEAHDIVLGLNSYVEYSPSKTGCHVIIKGERDPSGKNRNGNFEIYSEARYFTMTGDIIEDCPTEINEANDYFDELQERVGYRTPSTTENILLKDSSLSENVDEIIEKCMNARNSQKFIDLFEGNCSGPIYSYPSPSEADMALCCIIAYYTDDESVIFEVVKQSNLFRDKWEKEQYRKTTIGKAIASVKSDTVWQGIKLPPRYKIKEDGLYVVKKGNNGEYDDHITYTPIVISAICHGVDEGKFYYEVTFRDPQGNYRTTHESQSSLLNKNCVQELVDKGLNITANKYNDLSSYFSASINSNVKNIINKKHVLNNGWKKDQSFVIGDRLYSKDGLDTVIQGNPNETKGLVIKGSLESWKEAVEDIIKDNSIRFKMYCAMSSFLLEPLNSQSYILDHSGETSTGKTFGTSVAFSLLGNPEHLMLAGDSSPTYLENYAAIHCDLPIFIDESSVQSDEGVLKKLTYMLANGIGKGRGTNTGGIHHVKHWNTVAFITGEKPITGHNAFGGQQVRVIEIHDKLPKMSNKEIKCISREILKHHGHIADMFVRKVFEQFDSLEEMYDLFQDHFTNSDSNTMNRLGDTFALIALAGKLLEEVFQDIGMEKASSLEVTESFFKKSVKDKPIVPYYVKALQTIDNFVESHMSFFIKGSDWENYSHDIKYGWIADEYIDFIPSELKEICDDKGISFSRIKEEWHNKKILRTNANRKDYRAKHFNEDGSEFNSGVFRINRKQMNELLESY; encoded by the coding sequence ATGAAAATAGATAATGGTTTAATTGGAAATGTGTATGTAGAAAACATACCACAAGAACTGAAGGAATACGATCAGTGGCTCTTATGGAAATGGGAGATTAATTCATCTGGGAAAAGTAGCAAGGTTCCATATACCATTAATGGAACTCGTGCAAGTCCAACAGACCCTACAGATTGGGGTACATTTATTGATGTCATCAACACATATACCGAAAGTTGCGAGAAATATGGAGGCATTGGGTTTGCATTTAGTGAAGAAGACCCATTTATTGGAATTGATCTAGATAAGATCATAGATGAAGAATCTGATTTTATTGATGCAGAGGCCCATGATATAGTTCTTGGCCTTAACTCATATGTTGAATATTCACCCAGTAAAACTGGTTGCCATGTTATTATAAAGGGTGAAAGAGATCCAAGTGGAAAGAATAGGAACGGTAACTTTGAAATTTACAGCGAAGCTCGTTATTTTACAATGACTGGAGACATTATTGAAGACTGTCCCACTGAAATAAACGAAGCAAACGATTATTTTGATGAACTGCAGGAAAGAGTAGGATATCGAACACCCAGCACAACAGAAAATATACTTTTAAAGGATTCTAGCTTGTCAGAAAATGTAGATGAGATTATTGAAAAGTGCATGAATGCTAGGAATAGTCAGAAGTTCATTGATTTGTTTGAAGGTAATTGTAGCGGTCCAATATATAGTTACCCATCTCCAAGTGAAGCTGACATGGCACTATGTTGCATTATCGCATATTATACCGATGATGAATCGGTTATATTTGAAGTTGTCAAACAGTCAAACCTTTTTAGAGATAAGTGGGAAAAGGAACAGTATAGAAAAACAACAATAGGAAAAGCGATTGCTTCTGTTAAATCTGATACTGTTTGGCAAGGAATTAAATTACCACCAAGGTACAAGATTAAAGAAGATGGTCTGTACGTTGTAAAAAAAGGTAATAATGGAGAATATGATGATCATATCACATATACTCCAATTGTGATTTCAGCAATCTGTCATGGAGTAGATGAAGGTAAGTTCTACTATGAAGTTACATTCAGGGATCCTCAAGGAAATTATAGGACAACACATGAATCTCAGAGTAGCCTTCTCAATAAGAATTGTGTCCAGGAACTAGTTGATAAAGGACTGAACATAACTGCAAATAAATATAATGACCTTAGCAGTTATTTCTCAGCTTCAATTAATTCTAATGTTAAGAACATTATTAATAAAAAGCATGTACTGAACAACGGATGGAAAAAGGATCAATCTTTTGTGATAGGTGATAGACTTTACAGTAAAGATGGGTTAGATACAGTGATTCAGGGTAATCCAAACGAAACAAAGGGTCTTGTAATAAAAGGTAGCCTTGAATCATGGAAAGAAGCTGTTGAAGACATTATCAAAGATAATTCAATAAGATTTAAGATGTATTGTGCAATGTCTTCATTTCTTCTAGAACCACTAAATTCTCAATCATATATATTGGATCATTCTGGAGAAACATCAACCGGAAAGACCTTTGGTACTTCAGTTGCATTTAGTTTATTGGGGAATCCTGAACATTTAATGTTAGCTGGAGACTCAAGTCCCACTTACCTGGAAAACTATGCTGCAATTCATTGTGATTTACCTATATTCATAGATGAAAGTAGTGTTCAATCTGATGAAGGGGTGTTAAAGAAACTAACATATATGTTGGCAAATGGTATAGGTAAGGGCAGAGGCACTAATACAGGTGGAATTCACCACGTTAAGCACTGGAACACTGTTGCATTTATTACAGGAGAGAAACCAATAACGGGACATAATGCTTTTGGTGGTCAGCAAGTACGTGTAATTGAAATCCATGATAAGTTGCCAAAGATGAGTAATAAGGAGATTAAATGTATCTCAAGAGAAATTTTAAAGCATCATGGTCATATTGCAGACATGTTTGTTAGAAAGGTCTTTGAACAGTTTGATTCACTTGAAGAAATGTATGATTTATTTCAGGACCATTTCACAAATAGCGACAGTAATACCATGAACAGACTCGGAGATACTTTTGCACTTATTGCTCTTGCAGGCAAACTCCTTGAAGAAGTTTTTCAGGATATCGGAATGGAAAAGGCCAGTTCACTTGAGGTTACAGAAAGCTTCTTTAAGAAATCTGTTAAAGACAAACCAATTGTACCATATTATGTGAAGGCTTTACAAACAATTGATAATTTTGTGGAATCCCATATGTCCTTTTTCATAAAGGGTAGCGACTGGGAAAATTATAGCCATGATATTAAGTATGGGTGGATTGCTGATGAGTATATTGATTTCATACCGTCCGAATTGAAAGAAATATGTGATGATAAAGGTATTTCATTTTCACGTATTAAGGAAGAGTGGCATAACAAGAAAATATTGAGAACCAATGCAAATAGAAAGGATTATCGTGCAAAGCATTTTAATGAAGATGGTTCAGAATTTAATTCTGGTGTATTTAGAATTAATAGAAAGCAAATGAATGAACTATTAGAGTCTTATTGA
- a CDS encoding class I SAM-dependent DNA methyltransferase produces the protein MAKSTNNNGRTLEQKLWEAADKLRNNIDAAEYKHVVLGLIFIKYISDSFVELYQELEADEDSDPEDIDEYIARNIFWVPKESRWENIVADARNSTIGTTIDNAMRQLMKNNESLTGILPTNYGRPELDKHKLGELVDIIHSIEFDESKESERDVLGRVYEYFLGNFASAEGKKGGEFYTPSCVVKTLVEMIEPFNGRVYDPCHGSGGMFVQSRRFVEQHGGTDQDIYVYGQESNPTTWKLCKMNLALHGIDNDVRMGDTFREDKHPNLKVDYILANPPFNISDWGGENLQEDVRWKYGVPPKGNANYAWIQHMIYHLKPTGIAGFVLANGSLSSNTSGEGEIRKNILEDDLVDCIIAMPGQLFYNTGIPCCLWFVTRDKKNHRFRDRRGEVLLIDARNMGVMVDRTHRELTNEDIKKIADTYHAWRGEPDTGEYEDVAGFCKSATLDDIRKHDYVLTPGRYVGFADEEEDDEPFEEKMERLTSQLSEQFKKSNELEDKIRDNLREIGYEL, from the coding sequence ATGGCTAAATCAACCAATAATAATGGCAGAACTCTTGAACAAAAGCTATGGGAAGCTGCTGATAAATTACGAAACAATATTGACGCTGCAGAATACAAGCATGTTGTCCTGGGCCTGATCTTTATTAAATATATATCCGATTCTTTTGTAGAATTATATCAGGAATTAGAAGCAGATGAAGATTCGGATCCCGAAGATATTGATGAATATATTGCAAGGAATATTTTCTGGGTTCCTAAAGAGTCCCGCTGGGAAAATATTGTAGCCGATGCCAGAAATTCAACTATTGGAACTACAATAGACAATGCAATGAGACAACTCATGAAAAACAATGAGAGTCTAACCGGTATTTTACCTACAAATTACGGAAGACCAGAACTTGATAAACACAAACTTGGAGAACTTGTAGATATTATTCATTCAATTGAATTCGATGAATCAAAAGAAAGTGAACGTGATGTTCTTGGTCGAGTTTATGAATATTTCCTGGGTAACTTTGCTAGTGCTGAAGGTAAAAAAGGGGGAGAGTTCTATACTCCCAGTTGTGTTGTAAAAACTCTGGTTGAAATGATAGAGCCATTTAATGGTAGAGTCTATGATCCATGTCATGGTTCAGGTGGTATGTTCGTGCAAAGTAGAAGATTTGTTGAACAACATGGAGGTACTGACCAGGATATCTATGTCTATGGTCAGGAATCTAACCCGACCACATGGAAATTGTGTAAAATGAATCTCGCCCTGCACGGCATCGATAATGATGTGAGAATGGGGGACACGTTTCGAGAGGATAAGCATCCTAACCTGAAAGTAGATTACATACTCGCAAATCCACCATTCAATATAAGTGACTGGGGCGGTGAAAATCTACAGGAAGATGTCAGGTGGAAATACGGAGTTCCTCCCAAAGGCAATGCGAATTATGCATGGATTCAGCATATGATATATCACCTGAAACCAACTGGTATTGCAGGGTTCGTTTTAGCTAATGGATCACTTTCGTCCAATACTTCTGGTGAAGGTGAGATTCGGAAAAATATACTTGAAGATGATTTAGTTGACTGTATTATTGCAATGCCTGGACAGCTGTTTTACAACACAGGAATTCCGTGTTGTCTCTGGTTCGTTACACGTGATAAAAAGAATCACCGGTTTAGAGACAGGAGAGGTGAAGTGCTGTTAATAGACGCCAGAAATATGGGTGTAATGGTAGATCGAACACACCGAGAACTCACGAATGAAGATATTAAGAAAATCGCTGATACTTATCATGCATGGCGTGGTGAACCTGATACTGGTGAATATGAAGATGTTGCAGGATTCTGTAAGTCTGCTACACTTGATGATATACGAAAACACGACTATGTACTAACTCCAGGAAGATATGTGGGATTTGCAGATGAGGAAGAAGATGATGAACCATTTGAGGAGAAAATGGAACGATTGACTTCACAGTTATCGGAGCAATTTAAAAAGTCCAATGAACTTGAGGATAAAATTAGAGACAACCTGAGGGAGATTGGATATGAGTTATGA
- a CDS encoding restriction endonuclease subunit S, translated as MSYEKWTETSLEEITSVLGDGLHGTPAYSENGEYYFINGNNLKDGRIVTNEKTKRASKDEYLKHKRKLNHRTILVSINGTLGNIAIYNGEKVFLGKSVCYFNLIEDVDKDYVKYLLLSSYFQNYINSLATGTTIKNVSLQLMRKFTFKLPPLPIQRKIGQILSFLDDKIELNRQMNETLEQIAQAIFKHWFIDFEFPDENGEPYRSSGGEMVDSELGEIPVGWEVGTIEDICDSINSGGTPSRKNNDFWNNGNIPWFKTGELHDEPLMDSKEKITQAGLSNSSCKLWPKGTIVFALYASPTVGKLGILTKPATSNQAAAGLIVKPEYGIPFLKRVLLEIRPKIQNIATGAAQQNINLKILKSYKVIIPNSKVSRKYSNLMLGLDNQQIENKRENVLLEKIRDSILPKLMSGQIRVK; from the coding sequence ATGAGTTATGAAAAGTGGACAGAAACTAGTCTTGAGGAAATAACATCTGTTCTGGGAGATGGACTACATGGCACTCCTGCTTATAGTGAGAACGGAGAATATTACTTTATCAATGGTAACAACTTAAAGGATGGTAGAATTGTAACAAATGAAAAGACTAAAAGAGCTTCTAAGGATGAATACCTAAAACACAAAAGAAAACTGAATCATAGGACTATCTTGGTTTCAATAAATGGAACTCTAGGTAACATTGCGATTTACAATGGAGAAAAGGTTTTTTTGGGTAAGAGTGTTTGTTACTTTAATTTAATCGAAGATGTAGATAAGGATTATGTAAAATATCTATTATTGAGTAGTTATTTTCAGAACTATATTAATTCATTAGCTACAGGAACAACTATCAAAAATGTTTCGCTGCAACTAATGAGAAAGTTTACGTTTAAATTGCCACCATTACCAATTCAAAGAAAAATAGGCCAAATCCTTTCTTTTTTAGACGACAAAATCGAACTCAACCGTCAGATGAACGAAACCCTGGAACAAATCGCACAGGCTATCTTCAAGCACTGGTTCATTGACTTTGAATTTCCGGATGAGAACGGGGAACCCTACAGGTCAAGTGGTGGCGAGATGGTGGATTCAGAACTTGGTGAGATTCCTGTGGGGTGGGAAGTTGGGACGATAGAAGATATTTGTGATTCAATAAACAGTGGTGGAACTCCTTCTCGAAAAAATAATGATTTTTGGAATAATGGTAATATTCCATGGTTTAAGACGGGTGAACTACACGATGAGCCATTGATGGATTCAAAAGAAAAAATAACACAGGCAGGGTTATCTAATTCATCATGTAAACTATGGCCCAAAGGAACAATTGTCTTTGCACTTTATGCATCTCCAACCGTTGGTAAATTAGGAATACTAACTAAGCCAGCTACATCAAATCAAGCTGCTGCAGGTCTAATAGTAAAACCTGAATATGGCATTCCTTTTTTAAAAAGAGTTTTACTCGAAATCAGACCCAAAATACAAAATATTGCTACAGGGGCTGCTCAACAAAATATCAACTTAAAGATTCTTAAATCATATAAAGTTATAATTCCAAATTCAAAGGTATCTAGGAAATATTCAAATTTAATGTTAGGTTTAGATAACCAACAAATAGAAAACAAAAGAGAAAACGTGTTGCTTGAGAAGATTCGTGACTCTATTCTACCAAAACTAATGTCAGGACAAATACGTGTGAAATAA
- a CDS encoding type I restriction endonuclease subunit R: protein MVIPSIITESEIEEHALHLLDELGYECIYGPEISPGGNLVERMDYSDVILRNRLQDAIEKINPSIPEKAREEAIEKLLQPSAQDLVFNNHEFHNHIKNGIDVAYESGNETYYDKVYPVDFNCLTNNDFLAVNQFTVLDGEHKRRPDLILFVNGLPLVVMELKRPDNYTDDSDLIDEAYDQLQTYKKEIPNLLRFNEILVISDGQDAKAGTLTSNSNFFAPWKHENDNKFSTEPEITTLINNMCLPEVLIDIVQNFILFEDDNGVLLKKIARYHQYYAVNKAVHSTKVAVSPEGDKRCGVVWHTTGAGKSMEMVFYTQKISRDTTLENPTVVVITDRNDLDDQLYDTFSRCITYLGQTPIQAETSKDLMDKLTRKSGGIVFTTLQKFSPDEDKYPLLSERKNIIVLADEAHRSQYGLGAKINRNTGEKSYGFAKYLRDALPNASFIGFTGTPIELSDKSTKAIFGDYIDIYDIEQSLHDQVTVPISYESRLANLKLLTNDLEKLDAGFNEITDGEESERIEKLKSKESSVEAILTTPENMDKIANDIINHFESRSKAMDGKAMIVTMSRHMAAQLYESIIKYRPDWHDEDDAKGQIKVIITGKASETELIDHIRPKQKQKQIQQRMKDPEDELKIVIVCDMWLTGFDVPCLTTMYFLKYLKGHNIIQAISRVNRVYLDKPGGLVVDYVGILYDLKHALKQYTESGGKGLLAEDQQVAVDYMQEKYEQINGMLHGFDYSRVFKVPAGEKLEIVREGADFILQKDILINQEVDQKIRPKGDKDYTRKQFIKFTTELSKAFALASPRPETEAIRDELGYFQSVKSVLISLDRKKKGYKSTKELKTAVRQLVRDTVKTGEIIDVFDFMNMKKEGIGILDEKFLNEVKRMPQKNLAAELLEKLLNDKIKAYSKKNIIRSSMFSEKLQQSVNSYRNKNITNIAVVEELIKLAHEIRNEEQREGNLGLSTEEIAFYDALVENGSAVEQLGDEQLKKIATELVEVIHKNAGVDWTARKTVKAKLRLKVKKLLKKYKYPPDQQKAAVELILKQAHTSAEQVAVF from the coding sequence ATGGTCATTCCCAGCATTATCACAGAATCTGAAATTGAAGAACATGCACTGCATTTGCTAGATGAACTCGGATATGAGTGTATCTACGGTCCTGAAATATCACCTGGAGGGAATCTTGTTGAAAGAATGGATTATTCAGATGTAATTTTGAGAAATAGGCTGCAGGATGCTATTGAAAAAATTAATCCCAGCATTCCAGAAAAAGCCAGAGAGGAAGCCATAGAAAAACTTCTTCAGCCATCTGCACAGGACCTTGTCTTCAATAATCACGAGTTCCATAATCATATTAAAAACGGTATTGATGTTGCATATGAAAGTGGGAATGAAACATATTATGATAAAGTATATCCGGTTGATTTCAATTGTTTAACCAATAATGATTTTCTTGCAGTCAACCAATTCACAGTACTTGATGGTGAACATAAACGTAGACCGGACCTTATCCTGTTTGTAAACGGCCTTCCATTAGTCGTTATGGAACTGAAACGACCTGACAATTATACTGACGACTCCGATCTTATTGATGAAGCCTATGACCAGCTGCAAACATATAAAAAAGAAATACCAAACCTTCTTCGATTCAATGAAATTCTAGTTATCAGTGATGGACAGGATGCTAAAGCAGGAACTCTTACATCTAATAGTAATTTTTTCGCACCATGGAAACATGAGAATGATAACAAGTTCTCAACCGAACCTGAAATTACTACACTTATTAATAATATGTGTTTACCTGAAGTACTGATTGATATTGTGCAGAACTTCATACTTTTCGAAGATGATAATGGAGTATTACTCAAAAAAATTGCACGATACCATCAATACTATGCTGTAAATAAAGCTGTACATTCAACAAAAGTAGCAGTGAGTCCTGAAGGTGACAAAAGGTGTGGTGTGGTCTGGCACACTACCGGTGCTGGCAAAAGTATGGAAATGGTATTCTATACTCAAAAAATATCTCGTGATACAACACTTGAAAATCCAACAGTAGTTGTTATCACTGATAGAAATGACTTGGATGACCAGCTTTATGATACATTTTCCAGATGCATAACGTATCTTGGTCAAACTCCAATCCAGGCAGAAACTTCAAAGGATCTAATGGACAAATTAACCCGTAAATCGGGTGGAATAGTATTTACTACGCTCCAGAAATTTTCACCTGATGAAGACAAATATCCTTTACTTTCTGAACGCAAGAATATTATTGTTCTGGCAGATGAGGCACATAGAAGTCAATATGGTCTTGGTGCTAAAATAAACCGGAATACAGGAGAGAAATCATACGGTTTTGCGAAATATTTGCGTGATGCTCTACCGAATGCATCTTTTATTGGTTTTACAGGTACTCCAATTGAACTTTCAGATAAAAGCACAAAAGCAATTTTTGGAGATTACATTGATATTTACGACATTGAACAGTCCCTGCACGACCAGGTAACTGTTCCCATCTCATATGAAAGCAGGTTAGCTAACTTAAAATTGCTTACAAATGATCTGGAAAAACTGGATGCTGGATTTAATGAGATTACAGATGGTGAAGAGTCTGAACGTATAGAGAAACTAAAATCCAAGGAATCCAGTGTTGAAGCAATTTTAACAACTCCAGAAAACATGGATAAAATTGCTAATGATATAATAAACCACTTTGAATCTCGGAGTAAAGCCATGGATGGAAAAGCCATGATTGTTACTATGAGTCGACACATGGCTGCCCAATTATACGAGTCGATTATAAAATATAGGCCTGATTGGCACGATGAAGATGATGCAAAAGGTCAAATCAAAGTGATAATTACAGGTAAAGCTTCGGAAACTGAATTAATAGACCATATAAGGCCAAAACAAAAACAAAAACAGATTCAGCAAAGAATGAAGGATCCAGAGGATGAATTAAAAATTGTGATTGTTTGTGATATGTGGCTGACCGGTTTTGATGTTCCCTGTCTGACAACAATGTATTTCCTGAAATATCTAAAAGGTCACAATATAATTCAAGCAATTTCACGTGTAAATAGAGTTTATTTGGATAAACCAGGTGGGCTGGTTGTCGATTATGTTGGTATTCTTTATGATCTCAAACATGCATTAAAGCAATATACAGAAAGTGGTGGTAAAGGTTTACTTGCTGAAGACCAACAGGTTGCCGTAGATTACATGCAGGAGAAGTACGAGCAAATTAATGGAATGCTTCATGGTTTTGATTATAGTAGAGTTTTCAAGGTTCCGGCTGGAGAAAAACTGGAAATTGTTAGAGAAGGTGCAGATTTCATCTTACAAAAAGATATTCTCATTAACCAGGAAGTAGACCAGAAAATACGTCCAAAGGGTGATAAGGATTATACTAGAAAGCAGTTTATCAAGTTTACTACAGAACTTTCTAAAGCGTTTGCCCTTGCATCTCCCAGGCCAGAAACTGAAGCTATTAGAGATGAACTGGGATATTTCCAGTCAGTCAAATCTGTTTTGATTAGTCTTGACAGAAAGAAAAAAGGATATAAATCTACCAAAGAACTCAAAACAGCAGTTCGTCAACTGGTAAGAGATACGGTTAAAACTGGTGAGATAATTGATGTTTTTGATTTCATGAATATGAAGAAAGAAGGTATAGGTATTCTTGATGAAAAATTCCTAAATGAAGTAAAAAGAATGCCACAGAAAAACCTTGCAGCTGAATTGCTGGAAAAGCTTCTTAATGACAAAATAAAAGCCTATTCTAAAAAGAATATAATCCGCAGTTCAATGTTTTCTGAAAAACTACAGCAATCTGTAAATTCATATCGAAACAAGAATATTACTAACATTGCGGTTGTCGAAGAGCTAATAAAATTAGCCCATGAAATAAGAAATGAAGAGCAAAGAGAAGGTAATCTTGGACTTTCTACAGAGGAAATTGCATTCTATGACGCTTTAGTTGAAAATGGTAGTGCAGTTGAACAGCTAGGTGACGAGCAGCTAAAAAAGATAGCTACCGAGTTAGTAGAGGTTATTCATAAAAATGCAGGTGTAGATTGGACTGCTAGAAAAACTGTTAAAGCCAAATTAAGATTAAAAGTAAAGAAGCTTCTCAAAAAATACAAATATCCACCAGATCAACAAAAAGCAGCTGTAGAGCTGATTCTCAAGCAGGCACATACATCAGCAGAACAAGTTGCAGTTTTTTGA